The genome window TATCTATGCAGGGCGGGCAGAGCGCGAGCTTCGTTCCCGTCGGGCAGGATAATAAATTTGACGTAAAATCCTCGTGGAGCTCGCCGTCTTTTAGCGGCGGCTGGCTACCTAAATCGCGCGAAGTCACTAGCAGTGGCTTTAACGCGCAGTGGGAGATCTCGGGCCTTAGCACCGGCGTCCCGCAGGCGTGGATCATGGACGGCAGGCGCGAGATGGGGCTAGAGAGCGTCGAGGCTAGCTTCATCAGCCCCGTAAACAACTACTCGCTCATCGCGCGCTGCGTGACCTACGCGATCTTGTTTTTAGCGGTGCCGTTTTTGGCGATATTTTTGTGCGAAATTTACAGCCGCGCCCGCATCCATCCGATCCAGTACCTACTCATCGGAGCAGCCGACGTGCTGTTTTACCTGCTCGTGCTTTCGTTTTCCGAGCATATCAGCTTTTTAGCTAGCTATCTCGTTGCGGCCGCAGCCGTGTGTGCGACGATACTTTTCTACGGTTCGGCGATCTTTCGGGCGCGCAAATGGGGCGTATTTATCGCACTCGTGCATGCGGTTAGCTACTGCTTGCTCTACGGTATCTTACAGTCCGAGGACTACGCGCTTTTGATGGGCAGCGTGATGATATTTGCGGTGATAGCGCTTGTTATGTATTTGACCAGGAAGATAGATTGGTACGAAAACGGGCTGAAAATTTAGCTCTTTGCGGCTTGTCTTTTTGGTTTATACTTTGTTGGATTTGAATTTTGCTCGGTCACTACCGACGAGGTAGCTCCCGTCGCAAAATTTCAAATCCGCCTCGTCTAAACGCAAAAATACTTCACCCCGACTTCCCTTGCTCAAATTTGTAAATTTGAGTCACCGAGACCCGCACCTTGAAAATGTAAATTCGTTACACTCAAATTTAACTAAAAACCCGCGACGCTTTGCGTCAGCAAAGCTGTGTCGCCACCTCTCACGTGCAGTGGGGTTGGTGGGGGTTTGGGGGCGGAATGGGCGACGCTTCGTAAGTAGAAACCCCTTCCGCCACCCAAGAAAAAGAAAAACTAAAAAAAATTTAGAGAATCTTAAATTTGACAAAACTAAAATTTAGCACCTTAAAGATGCAGGTCTCGGCGGGTAAAATTTAAAAATTTATCCGAATTTAACGCTATAATCACGCTCGTTTTAAAGACGCAAAAATTTAAAGGATAAAAATGAAAAACTTTCTTGCGCTATTTTTGGCGCTTAGTTTTGCCGCTTCGTCGCAGGCATTCGGCGGCGAAAAACCGAGCTCGGCGAAGCAAAACGCTCAAATTTTACCCCAGAGCGAGCTAAAATTTACCCCGCGCCCAAAGCTAAAAGGCAAGCAAACGGGCGAGCTTGAGATGAGGTTTAGCTACGACGTAGAAAGGACGGGCGAGTACGATCCGGAAAGCCGCCTAGAGCTAAACAACGTCT of Campylobacter showae contains these proteins:
- the creD gene encoding cell envelope integrity protein CreD, with the translated sequence MENKIINSVRGGFWTKPVIIFVLLLLLLIPLGFISSMISDRAYVKRTAEESIMQPVGGELRIEGVLISVPYKKQAAIYNENGVAAVSQTTEQIMIMPQSYELSTELNPQYLKRGIFSVPVFNGEVALKAKFAPLNFEQLNIKESDVLLGEATLILGVGSKKTFTAFPALKANGEDLAQSFAPPKYSPFAQSVHYKLPANLANGGFELAGALSMQGGQSASFVPVGQDNKFDVKSSWSSPSFSGGWLPKSREVTSSGFNAQWEISGLSTGVPQAWIMDGRREMGLESVEASFISPVNNYSLIARCVTYAILFLAVPFLAIFLCEIYSRARIHPIQYLLIGAADVLFYLLVLSFSEHISFLASYLVAAAAVCATILFYGSAIFRARKWGVFIALVHAVSYCLLYGILQSEDYALLMGSVMIFAVIALVMYLTRKIDWYENGLKI